A single genomic interval of Psychroserpens sp. NJDZ02 harbors:
- a CDS encoding gliding motility protein GldL produces the protein MSLKQFKVPLILLILGIGLTIVGAVFKIQGEANGSLLLTLGTFTEFCAIFLGILKLIKVARQK, from the coding sequence ATGAGTTTGAAACAATTTAAAGTGCCATTAATTCTTTTGATATTAGGAATAGGGCTAACTATAGTAGGCGCTGTATTTAAAATTCAAGGGGAAGCCAATGGGAGTCTACTTTTAACTCTAGGAACTTTTACTGAATTTTGTGCTATATTTTTGGGCATACTAAAACTTATAAAAGTAGCAAGACAGAAATAA
- a CDS encoding AAA family ATPase has translation MSDVAAVKSLVTRYNALRQEVAKVIIGQDDVVNQILISIFSGGHALLIGVPGLAKTLMVNTISQALGLDFKRIQFTPDLMPSDILGSEILDESRQFKFIKGPIFANIILADEINRTPPKTQAALLEAMQERSVTVSGHHYKLDLPYFVLATQNPIEQEGTYPLPEAQLDRFMFAINLDYPSFQEEVDVVKATTSDHRPKVNALFTSQEIVDFQKLIRRIPVADNVIEYAVTMVGKTRPNSDSAADLVKQYVDWGAGPRASQNLILAAKTHAAINGKFSPDIENVQAVATSILRHRMIKNYKAEAEGVTIEHIIKSLF, from the coding sequence ATGTCAGACGTTGCAGCAGTAAAATCTCTAGTAACAAGATACAATGCGTTAAGGCAAGAAGTAGCCAAAGTCATTATAGGGCAAGACGATGTGGTTAATCAGATTTTAATCTCGATTTTCTCTGGTGGTCATGCCTTATTAATTGGTGTTCCAGGATTAGCCAAAACTTTAATGGTTAATACTATTTCTCAAGCTTTAGGATTGGATTTTAAACGTATACAGTTTACTCCAGATTTAATGCCAAGTGACATTTTAGGAAGCGAAATCCTAGACGAAAGCAGACAATTTAAGTTTATCAAAGGGCCAATATTTGCTAATATCATATTAGCAGATGAGATTAACCGTACGCCTCCAAAAACACAAGCAGCTTTGTTGGAAGCTATGCAAGAGCGTTCGGTAACAGTTTCTGGTCACCATTACAAATTAGATTTACCATATTTTGTTTTAGCAACTCAAAACCCAATTGAGCAAGAAGGGACGTATCCACTTCCTGAGGCACAATTAGACCGTTTTATGTTTGCTATCAATTTAGATTATCCAAGTTTTCAAGAAGAAGTAGATGTGGTTAAGGCGACAACTTCTGATCATAGACCCAAAGTGAATGCCTTATTTACTTCGCAAGAAATCGTAGATTTTCAAAAGTTAATTAGACGTATTCCTGTAGCAGATAATGTTATTGAATATGCGGTAACTATGGTTGGTAAAACTAGACCAAATAGTGATTCTGCAGCAGATTTAGTTAAGCAATATGTCGATTGGGGTGCTGGTCCAAGAGCCTCTCAAAACTTAATTTTAGCAGCAAAAACACATGCGGCTATTAACGGTAAATTTTCACCAGATATAGAAAATGTACAAGCAGTAGCAACTAGTATTTTACGTCACAGAATGATTAAAAATTATAAGGCAGAAGCTGAAGGGGTAACTATTGAACATATTATTAAAAGCTTATTTTAA
- a CDS encoding peptidylprolyl isomerase: MKFTIKTKTLSSFAFLLLAIFTASAQEVIDETAPEIIKDTIVANGATKVDGVAAVVGDYIVLDSDIEKMILQLKAQGASLEGVTNCQLFGKLLEDKLYAHHAIQDSIVVNDAEITSYVNQQVEQFVQQFNGNMDELLKFYKKDSEASFREEMFEINKSNKLASEMKNKIVDEIEVTPEEVRQFFNKIPKEERPRFGTELKVAQIIIEPKVSDTENQRVIDQLKEYKREIEEDGKSFRSRAAFYSDDPGSKKAGGKLPPMNRSNPRMVKEFRDVAFSLQEGEISDPFATDFGYHIIYLEKIRGQEYDVSHILLVPEISDEEVMEAKERIEKIKEDINKGDYTFAEAAKEFSDEVQTKYQGGQLINPQTQDYNFELTKMDPELYGQLQGLENNAISEVLTDSDRQGNIKFKLVTVTDRIEDHDADYSRDYLKIKELALSEKQYEAIGKWQNEKITDTYIKISESHRDCDFSSNWLKNK; encoded by the coding sequence TTGAAATTTACAATTAAAACTAAAACGTTATCCTCTTTTGCGTTTTTATTACTAGCAATATTTACTGCTTCAGCTCAAGAAGTTATTGACGAAACAGCTCCAGAAATAATCAAAGATACTATAGTCGCTAATGGAGCGACGAAAGTAGACGGTGTCGCTGCTGTAGTTGGAGATTACATTGTGTTGGATAGCGATATTGAAAAAATGATTTTACAATTAAAAGCGCAAGGTGCTTCTTTAGAAGGGGTGACTAATTGTCAACTGTTTGGTAAGCTATTAGAAGATAAATTATATGCGCACCATGCTATACAAGATAGTATTGTGGTTAATGATGCCGAGATTACTTCTTACGTAAACCAACAAGTGGAGCAATTTGTGCAACAATTTAATGGGAACATGGACGAGCTGCTTAAGTTTTATAAAAAAGATAGTGAAGCAAGTTTTAGAGAAGAAATGTTCGAAATTAATAAGAGCAATAAGTTAGCTTCAGAAATGAAGAATAAGATTGTTGATGAAATTGAAGTTACGCCGGAAGAAGTAAGACAGTTTTTTAATAAAATACCAAAAGAAGAAAGACCAAGATTTGGAACAGAACTTAAAGTAGCACAAATAATAATTGAGCCTAAAGTAAGTGATACCGAAAATCAACGTGTAATTGATCAATTAAAAGAATACAAAAGAGAAATAGAAGAAGACGGAAAAAGTTTTAGATCTAGAGCTGCATTTTATTCGGATGATCCAGGATCAAAAAAAGCTGGAGGAAAACTACCTCCAATGAATAGGTCTAACCCTAGAATGGTAAAAGAATTTAGAGATGTCGCTTTTTCTTTGCAAGAAGGGGAGATTTCAGATCCGTTTGCTACTGATTTTGGATATCATATTATATACTTAGAAAAAATTAGAGGTCAAGAATATGATGTAAGTCACATTTTATTAGTTCCAGAAATTTCTGATGAAGAAGTTATGGAGGCTAAAGAAAGAATAGAAAAAATTAAAGAGGACATTAATAAAGGAGATTATACTTTTGCTGAGGCTGCCAAAGAATTTAGCGATGAAGTACAAACAAAATATCAAGGTGGACAATTAATTAATCCGCAAACTCAGGATTACAATTTTGAGTTAACCAAAATGGATCCAGAATTATATGGACAATTGCAAGGGTTAGAAAATAACGCAATCAGTGAAGTATTAACAGATTCGGATAGACAAGGAAACATCAAGTTTAAACTAGTTACTGTTACTGATAGAATAGAAGATCATGATGCAGATTACTCTCGTGATTATTTAAAAATCAAAGAATTAGCTTTAAGTGAAAAGCAATATGAAGCTATAGGTAAATGGCAAAACGAAAAAATAACGGATACTTATATTAAAATAAGCGAATCTCATAGAGATTGCGATTTTAGCAGTAACTGGTTAAAAAATAAATAA
- a CDS encoding peptidyl-prolyl cis-trans isomerase, producing the protein MKKSIFISIIVSVLWSCDYFNPVPEEEALARVENSFLYAKDLKKVLPENLTKSDSAIFTNNFINKWATQQLLVQGAQVNLSDDKIEKFDRLIQQYKSDLYSKAYLEALVSKNLDTIVSNAEATGYYDANKEAFKLNEDLIQFRYVNVDANRLDLEKIKTKFKRFNKTDRKDLDSVSIQFKSYSLKDSVWIRVDQVIRKITAVHPENRNELLKKSNFIQLKDSLGLYLMQINDVLLRNDTAPLEYVRPTINQIVINKRKLELIKQLEKDITKDAIKNEQFEIYN; encoded by the coding sequence TTGAAAAAATCAATATTTATCAGTATTATAGTAAGTGTTTTATGGTCGTGTGACTATTTTAACCCAGTGCCAGAGGAAGAAGCTTTGGCAAGGGTGGAAAACTCTTTTTTATACGCCAAAGATCTTAAAAAGGTGTTGCCAGAAAATTTGACTAAATCGGATAGCGCCATTTTTACTAATAACTTTATTAATAAATGGGCAACCCAACAGTTATTGGTTCAGGGGGCGCAAGTAAACCTATCGGATGACAAAATAGAGAAGTTTGATAGATTAATACAGCAATATAAAAGTGACCTTTATAGTAAAGCATATTTAGAAGCTCTAGTCTCTAAAAATCTGGACACAATAGTTTCTAATGCAGAAGCAACAGGTTATTATGATGCTAATAAGGAGGCTTTTAAATTAAATGAAGATTTAATACAGTTTAGATATGTAAATGTTGATGCTAATCGCTTAGATTTAGAAAAAATTAAAACAAAATTTAAGCGCTTTAATAAAACAGATAGAAAAGACCTTGATTCTGTATCTATTCAATTTAAATCCTATTCTTTAAAAGATTCTGTATGGATTAGAGTAGATCAGGTTATTAGAAAAATAACAGCAGTACATCCGGAAAATAGAAATGAATTGTTAAAAAAATCTAATTTTATACAACTCAAAGATTCATTAGGATTATATTTGATGCAAATAAATGATGTATTATTACGAAACGATACAGCACCACTAGAATACGTAAGACCAACAATTAACCAAATCGTTATTAATAAACGAAAATTGGAATTAATTAAACAATTAGAAAAGGACATTACTAAAGATGCCATTAAAAACGAACAATTTGAAATTTACAATTAA